From a region of the Leptospirales bacterium genome:
- a CDS encoding glutathione peroxidase, with product MSQSIYEIEVRAIDGSAHSLERYRGKAMLIVNVASQCGYTPQYSGLEELHRKFAEKGLVVMGFPCNQFGQQEPGEEREIQEFCTLNYGVEFPMFAKVDVNGEGAHPLYRFLKSERAGLLGTEAIKWNFTKFLVGRDGQVIARYAPQVKPEELAAPIEKALLA from the coding sequence ATGAGCCAGTCCATTTATGAGATCGAAGTCCGCGCCATCGATGGGAGTGCGCACAGCCTGGAGCGATATCGCGGAAAGGCGATGCTCATTGTGAATGTCGCCAGTCAATGCGGATATACGCCGCAGTACTCGGGGCTCGAGGAGCTGCATCGCAAGTTTGCCGAAAAAGGCCTGGTGGTTATGGGCTTCCCTTGCAATCAATTTGGCCAGCAGGAGCCCGGCGAGGAGCGCGAGATCCAGGAATTCTGCACCTTGAACTACGGCGTGGAATTTCCAATGTTCGCCAAAGTGGATGTCAACGGCGAGGGCGCGCACCCCCTTTACCGCTTCTTGAAAAGCGAACGCGCCGGCTTGCTTGGTACGGAGGCGATCAAATGGAACTTTACAAAGTTCCTGGTTGGCCGCGATGGTCAGGTTATTGCACGCTACGCTCCGCAGGTCAAACCGGAAGAGCTTGCCGCGCCCATTGAAAAGGCTCTGCTTGCCTGA
- a CDS encoding M23 family metallopeptidase: MFLLRPLATMLRACRSNASSFGGGCVAVLCLSWLSGCLAASDAALRPPGLQDAPPPSPDRLLDLPLGVTGSFGEYRYGNFHYGIDISTATRTGIPVFAAGDGEVQRILFSRYGAGFAIFLRHANEYSTHYLHLDRFAPDLLAAPALQSIAERAALRQEFDFFPGAGALPVRAGQTIGFSGESGAGLPHLHYELWHEGLSLDPLQFGIRNHDTTAPVFRELRIEPGAPGVLINGQGAGLQLKLRALPRHSGAQRYALQGANGLHINGPIRLRLIAYDPSGRSRLGLAALEMLLDGRRRFHFELRSMTRLPAHAQLGLFYAEESRIGRDSQYCYNLFERLPGLLRFLDSEEGGLLRPPASPAQLEIRARDAGGNESVLTLALAADARPFLQQAIPAANLRPESELLLQSADHRLQLHFGERSVFEATRLTLSVERKTPPLPAGLRQLGSAYLLGPARQDFLGGYRGEIQADQNPRTRLFILNNGRLFMLDERDQCSAGKRCFHGRISGIIMLLEDRATPRWGRAPSLAAVGRRLILPASDAGAGIDGDRSRVWIDGRPAISEYDPDRGGLAIYGPTELLQAGRRQLQAELFDRAGNRGAPLKHSVIFR; encoded by the coding sequence ATGTTTCTGCTGCGTCCGCTTGCTACGATGCTCCGCGCCTGTCGAAGCAACGCCAGCTCTTTTGGCGGCGGATGCGTCGCGGTCTTGTGCCTGAGCTGGCTGAGCGGCTGCCTGGCGGCTTCGGATGCGGCCCTGCGTCCGCCAGGCTTGCAGGATGCGCCGCCGCCATCGCCGGACCGCTTGCTCGATTTGCCGCTGGGGGTAACTGGCAGTTTTGGCGAATATCGCTATGGCAATTTTCATTACGGAATTGATATCAGTACGGCGACCCGAACGGGCATTCCGGTCTTTGCCGCCGGCGATGGCGAAGTTCAGCGAATCTTGTTCAGTCGCTATGGCGCAGGCTTTGCCATCTTCCTGCGGCACGCCAACGAATACAGCACTCACTATTTGCACCTCGACCGCTTTGCTCCGGATTTGCTGGCGGCCCCGGCTTTGCAGTCGATAGCAGAGCGCGCTGCCTTGCGGCAAGAGTTTGATTTCTTTCCAGGCGCCGGCGCCCTGCCTGTGCGAGCGGGCCAGACCATCGGATTCAGCGGCGAAAGCGGCGCCGGTCTGCCCCATCTTCACTACGAACTCTGGCACGAAGGGCTCTCGCTGGATCCGCTGCAATTTGGCATCCGTAATCATGATACAACGGCGCCTGTGTTCCGGGAGCTGCGCATAGAGCCAGGCGCTCCCGGCGTGTTGATCAACGGACAGGGCGCTGGCCTGCAGCTAAAGCTGCGCGCCTTGCCCCGCCATTCGGGCGCACAGCGCTATGCGCTGCAGGGAGCAAACGGACTGCACATCAATGGTCCGATTCGACTGCGGCTGATCGCCTACGATCCCTCAGGGCGCTCGCGCCTGGGATTGGCCGCGCTGGAAATGCTGCTCGATGGTCGACGGCGATTTCACTTTGAACTGCGCAGCATGACCAGGTTGCCCGCGCATGCGCAGCTTGGACTCTTCTATGCTGAAGAGTCGCGCATTGGGCGCGATTCGCAGTACTGCTACAATCTTTTTGAGCGATTGCCCGGACTGCTCCGTTTTCTGGACAGCGAAGAGGGCGGACTGTTGCGGCCGCCGGCCTCCCCGGCGCAGCTGGAAATCCGCGCCCGCGACGCAGGCGGCAATGAAAGCGTTCTCACGCTTGCACTGGCGGCGGATGCCAGGCCTTTTCTGCAACAAGCAATACCGGCCGCCAATCTGCGGCCGGAGAGCGAACTGCTACTGCAAAGCGCGGACCATCGGCTGCAATTGCATTTTGGCGAGCGCAGTGTCTTTGAAGCCACGCGCCTCACGCTCAGCGTGGAGCGTAAGACGCCGCCGCTGCCAGCGGGCCTACGCCAGCTGGGTTCCGCCTATCTGCTTGGACCGGCGCGCCAGGATTTCCTCGGCGGCTACCGCGGCGAAATTCAGGCCGACCAAAATCCGCGTACGCGGCTGTTCATCCTGAATAACGGTCGTCTATTCATGCTGGATGAGAGGGACCAGTGCTCTGCGGGCAAGCGGTGCTTTCATGGTCGCATCAGCGGCATCATCATGCTGTTGGAGGACAGGGCTACGCCGCGCTGGGGACGCGCGCCGAGCCTCGCCGCGGTCGGGCGCCGACTGATTTTGCCGGCCAGCGATGCAGGCGCCGGAATCGATGGCGACCGCAGCCGCGTGTGGATCGACGGCCGCCCGGCCATCAGCGAGTACGATCCGGACCGCGGCGGACTTGCTATCTACGGCCCGACTGAACTATTGCAAGCGGGCCGCCGCCAATTGCAGGCTGAACTCTTTGATCGAGCGGGGAACCGCGGAGCGCCGTTAAAGCATTCGGTGATCTTCCGTTGA
- a CDS encoding metallophosphoesterase, with amino-acid sequence MKLKRGKTYQGLFLSDVHYLLDKRIKPHHHKELFRLLDRLARRKIKFVTICLGGDIIENWFFDGVEMIQRNEKRFSKLFDRLDAIGASGGRKIYIVGNHDTTAFTMKLHRDVERRLLQRGWEIAEQASGDGWTAIHGHQGQYNRLTWALNVFGLRLLHLMGLLSPRAFRFAERFYDSHLNRQDPATPEEELHFYRKLSRISRQRDRILICGHTHTPLCLPELRLLNSGDWLEHRSFLLQKKRRFYGVRIAANREWQELFHLDYKPDSQEGHGEEEV; translated from the coding sequence ATGAAATTGAAACGCGGGAAAACCTATCAGGGACTCTTCCTTTCGGATGTCCACTATCTTCTGGACAAGCGAATCAAACCGCACCACCATAAAGAACTATTTCGTTTGCTGGATCGCCTCGCCAGGCGGAAGATCAAATTCGTAACCATCTGCCTTGGCGGCGACATCATCGAGAACTGGTTCTTCGACGGCGTTGAGATGATCCAGCGCAACGAAAAAAGATTCTCCAAGCTATTTGATCGCCTGGATGCCATAGGCGCCTCGGGGGGGCGAAAAATCTATATTGTTGGCAACCATGATACGACTGCCTTCACGATGAAACTGCATCGCGACGTGGAACGGCGCCTGCTGCAGCGCGGCTGGGAAATTGCCGAGCAGGCCAGCGGCGATGGGTGGACGGCAATCCACGGCCACCAGGGCCAATACAATCGTCTGACCTGGGCGCTCAATGTCTTTGGACTTCGCCTGCTGCATCTGATGGGCCTGCTGTCGCCGCGCGCCTTCCGCTTTGCCGAGCGATTCTACGACTCGCACTTAAATCGACAGGACCCGGCAACTCCCGAAGAAGAGCTGCACTTCTATCGCAAATTGAGTCGTATCAGCCGACAGAGGGACCGCATCCTTATTTGCGGTCATACACACACGCCGCTTTGCCTGCCGGAACTGCGGCTGCTCAACAGCGGCGATTGGCTGGAGCACCGCAGTTTCTTGCTGCAGAAGAAGCGTCGCTTTTATGGCGTGCGCATCGCGGCCAACCGCGAGTGGCAGGAATTGTTTCATCTGGACTACAAACCGGATAGCCAAGAGGGACACGGAGAGGAAGAGGTATGA
- a CDS encoding agmatine deiminase family protein, with translation MNEHGYRWPAEWEEHQCTIISWPLRPELWSGRYAEVRTLCSRLAADILASEALWILCPNSEQQRISHELRQAAQTDQFQERLQFLNHPTNDVWARDYAPLRLIAESRLPLSLDFRFNAWGTKFEPYDDDDRAGLAIASALGDQCRSLPQIVEGGAIETDGAGLLLSTESVLLNENRHPAARRSDFEALFDLEFGLNVIWLPCGLPGDDTDGHIDMFARFTAPRRVLLAQAPQDHPAAAALELARKILESHRFTDGGALELDFLPMPAPAFENGRLLPLTHANFYICNESVLAPVFGGKSDEVALQILERHFPGRRITPIACRDLFLEGGGIHCLTMQAAAATSSRC, from the coding sequence GTGAATGAGCATGGCTACCGCTGGCCAGCGGAGTGGGAGGAGCACCAGTGCACGATCATCAGCTGGCCGCTGCGCCCGGAACTCTGGTCGGGTCGCTACGCCGAAGTTCGGACGCTCTGTTCGCGGCTTGCCGCAGACATCCTGGCCAGCGAAGCTCTATGGATACTCTGTCCGAACTCCGAACAGCAGCGCATCAGCCATGAACTAAGGCAGGCGGCCCAAACGGACCAGTTCCAGGAACGATTGCAATTCCTGAACCATCCGACCAATGATGTCTGGGCGCGCGACTATGCGCCGCTGCGTCTGATCGCCGAGAGTCGTTTGCCGCTGTCGCTGGATTTCCGTTTCAACGCCTGGGGCACAAAGTTTGAGCCCTACGACGACGATGATCGCGCCGGCTTGGCCATCGCCTCTGCGCTGGGCGATCAATGCCGTTCCTTGCCCCAAATTGTCGAAGGCGGCGCCATTGAGACTGACGGTGCGGGGCTCCTGCTGAGCACCGAGTCCGTCTTACTCAATGAGAATCGACACCCCGCCGCACGGCGAAGCGACTTTGAGGCGCTCTTCGATCTCGAATTTGGTCTGAATGTCATCTGGCTGCCCTGCGGCCTGCCAGGCGACGACACGGACGGGCATATTGATATGTTTGCCCGCTTTACTGCTCCGCGACGCGTACTTCTGGCCCAGGCGCCGCAAGACCATCCGGCTGCCGCCGCGCTGGAGCTTGCCCGGAAGATCCTGGAATCGCACCGTTTCACGGATGGCGGCGCACTGGAGCTTGATTTTTTGCCGATGCCCGCCCCTGCTTTCGAAAACGGACGCCTGCTGCCCTTGACCCATGCCAATTTTTACATATGCAATGAGAGCGTGCTGGCGCCAGTCTTCGGCGGGAAAAGCGATGAAGTTGCGCTGCAAATCCTCGAACGACATTTTCCCGGGCGCCGAATCACGCCCATTGCCTGCCGCGATCTGTTCCTGGAAGGCGGCGGGATTCACTGCCTGACCATGCAGGCAGCGGCAGCGACTTCCAGCCGCTGTTGA
- a CDS encoding GIY-YIG nuclease family protein: protein MWYVYIIQASNGALYTGITTDLQARFRKHQQGRGARFFRTTAPVAIVYAERKREKGAALRREATIKALSRQKKLALVRAGRQSIPHADLVPKNRRRPDPLSPRGGR from the coding sequence ATGTGGTATGTATACATCATTCAGGCCAGTAACGGCGCGCTCTATACTGGAATTACCACCGATCTGCAGGCGCGATTCCGCAAGCATCAGCAGGGCCGGGGCGCCCGCTTCTTTCGAACCACAGCGCCAGTGGCCATTGTCTATGCCGAGCGCAAACGAGAAAAAGGCGCCGCGCTCCGGCGCGAGGCGACAATCAAGGCCTTGAGTCGCCAGAAAAAGCTGGCTCTGGTGCGCGCCGGTCGGCAGAGCATCCCGCATGCCGACCTTGTTCCAAAAAATCGTAGAAGGCCAGATCCCCTGTCACCGCGTGGCGGAAGATGA
- a CDS encoding HIT family protein, whose product MPTLFQKIVEGQIPCHRVAEDERHLAFLDVKPLKRGHTLAIPKQPIDYIFDMPAEEFSALQLFARRVALAQRSAIACKRIGVAVVGLEVPHVHIHLIPLDQIDDTNFARPRLAFSEQQFAETAAEIRKHFV is encoded by the coding sequence ATGCCGACCTTGTTCCAAAAAATCGTAGAAGGCCAGATCCCCTGTCACCGCGTGGCGGAAGATGAGCGCCACCTGGCCTTTCTGGACGTTAAGCCGCTGAAGCGCGGCCACACCCTGGCGATTCCCAAGCAGCCCATCGACTACATCTTCGATATGCCCGCCGAGGAGTTCAGCGCCCTGCAACTCTTTGCCCGACGCGTCGCGCTGGCGCAGCGCAGCGCAATTGCCTGCAAGCGCATTGGCGTGGCCGTCGTCGGACTGGAAGTTCCGCATGTGCACATTCACCTGATCCCGCTGGACCAGATCGATGATACCAATTTTGCGCGTCCGCGGCTGGCTTTCAGCGAGCAGCAGTTTGCCGAGACCGCCGCTGAAATCCGCAAACACTTTGTATAG
- a CDS encoding AI-2E family transporter has product MAARRQQSNAARPAGRRPRHSATAGAAPLPAAEAIVEAAASILETRSVQLQQIERSRMARWFFGALFLALLALIGVMTLPYVHAVVIGLIVAGAFYPMLDWLLRRLRFGRQGAALAATLVVVLAVFLPLGYVAGQLVVEAAALYDRANELLSAERVRELLFGRGWFPDAARRIFSYFNMDYTPHRMEALLLDLLRTATSEAVSRVNSLLGNLVDLVVQIAVMLVVIYGMFRHGPNLKRFLLELSPLPEEESELLIQRFNQMNYVTMAGNGIGGILQGGLAGFAFWFLGFESALLWTVIMSILAFLPLIGMSIVYIPASIYLLALGRYGEGIFLFLFCSAVSLIVENWFKPIFVGASVEINSVVVLLSIVGGLSAFGPVGIFYGPLIISLFMTIVNLYHARYASVYNQRR; this is encoded by the coding sequence ATGGCCGCCCGTCGCCAGCAAAGCAACGCAGCGCGGCCAGCAGGGCGGCGGCCGCGACATTCCGCAACAGCTGGCGCAGCGCCGCTGCCAGCGGCGGAAGCAATTGTCGAGGCGGCAGCCTCCATACTGGAGACGCGCAGCGTTCAATTGCAGCAAATCGAACGCTCGCGAATGGCGCGCTGGTTTTTTGGCGCACTGTTTCTCGCACTGCTGGCCCTGATTGGCGTTATGACGCTGCCCTATGTGCACGCCGTGGTGATCGGCCTGATTGTCGCTGGCGCTTTCTATCCCATGCTGGATTGGCTCTTGCGGCGCTTGCGCTTTGGCCGACAGGGCGCCGCGCTGGCGGCGACGCTGGTCGTGGTGCTTGCGGTGTTCCTGCCGCTTGGCTATGTCGCCGGTCAACTGGTGGTGGAAGCCGCCGCACTCTACGATCGCGCCAACGAACTCTTGAGCGCTGAACGGGTTCGCGAGCTGCTGTTTGGCCGAGGGTGGTTCCCCGATGCAGCTCGACGCATTTTCAGCTACTTCAACATGGATTACACGCCGCATCGTATGGAGGCGCTGCTCCTCGATCTGCTGCGCACCGCAACCAGCGAGGCGGTGTCGCGCGTGAATTCTCTGCTGGGCAATCTGGTGGACCTGGTAGTTCAAATTGCGGTGATGCTGGTGGTAATCTACGGCATGTTTCGTCATGGGCCAAACTTGAAGCGTTTCTTGCTGGAACTCTCGCCGCTGCCGGAAGAGGAGAGCGAACTCTTGATCCAGCGTTTCAATCAAATGAACTACGTCACGATGGCCGGCAACGGCATCGGCGGCATTCTGCAAGGCGGACTTGCCGGATTTGCTTTCTGGTTTTTGGGCTTCGAGTCGGCTTTGCTCTGGACAGTGATCATGTCCATCCTGGCGTTCCTGCCGTTGATTGGCATGTCCATCGTATACATTCCGGCGTCCATTTACCTGCTGGCGCTTGGACGCTACGGCGAGGGAATTTTTCTTTTTCTATTTTGCTCTGCGGTTTCACTGATAGTTGAGAACTGGTTCAAGCCGATCTTTGTAGGAGCAAGCGTCGAGATCAATTCGGTGGTTGTGCTTCTGAGTATTGTCGGCGGACTGTCGGCCTTTGGTCCGGTAGGCATCTTTTACGGTCCGCTGATTATTAGTCTGTTTATGACAATCGTCAACCTCTACCACGCGCGCTATGCCAGCGTCTACAATCAGCGCCGCTGA
- the nspC gene encoding carboxynorspermidine decarboxylase: MALAPLNPAAPSTTMSGESFRQFLRPDLPTPIHILDEVALRGNLEILSQVQQASGARIILALKAFAQWSAFPIIREYLPGATASSLNEAMLAHEHFGGELHVTAPAYPQDEFSELLKIADHIVFNSFRQWHRFRAEALAFGNASGRQIEFGLRLNPEHRETEVELYDPCAPGSRLGATRQEFDDQSLEGISGLHFHTLCQRGLPALARTLAVVERNFGEALRHVRWVNFGGGHHITQPGYDVPGLIDLIRKFRARYGVEVYLEPGEAAAINTGVLVSRVLDVRSGQPATVIVDASATAHMPDTLEMPYRAEILDASLPGDRAWTARLGGMTCLAGDILGDYSFDRPLQEGDWIVFLDMSHYTMVKSSNFNGVRTPSIAIGNSRSGELRIVRRFGYADYRDRLG; the protein is encoded by the coding sequence GTGGCACTGGCCCCTCTGAATCCTGCGGCGCCTTCAACAACGATGAGCGGCGAGTCTTTTCGCCAGTTTCTGCGCCCCGATCTGCCGACGCCCATTCACATCCTGGATGAAGTCGCATTGCGCGGCAATCTGGAGATACTGAGCCAGGTACAGCAAGCAAGCGGCGCGCGCATCATCCTGGCCCTGAAGGCTTTTGCACAGTGGAGCGCCTTTCCCATCATCCGAGAGTATCTGCCCGGCGCGACGGCCAGTTCGCTGAATGAGGCGATGCTGGCACATGAACACTTTGGCGGCGAGTTGCATGTGACAGCGCCCGCCTATCCTCAAGATGAATTCAGCGAACTGCTGAAAATAGCCGATCACATCGTTTTCAATTCCTTTCGCCAATGGCATCGCTTTCGAGCAGAGGCCCTGGCCTTCGGCAACGCCAGCGGTCGCCAGATCGAATTCGGGTTGCGGCTGAATCCGGAGCATCGCGAGACAGAAGTTGAGCTCTATGATCCTTGCGCGCCCGGCTCGCGACTTGGCGCCACTCGTCAAGAGTTTGATGATCAGAGTCTGGAAGGCATCAGCGGCCTGCATTTTCATACGCTTTGCCAGCGCGGTCTGCCGGCGCTGGCGCGCACCCTTGCCGTCGTCGAACGCAATTTTGGCGAAGCGCTGCGGCATGTGCGCTGGGTTAATTTTGGCGGAGGACATCACATCACGCAACCTGGCTACGATGTGCCGGGTCTGATCGATCTGATCCGCAAATTTCGGGCTCGATATGGCGTTGAAGTCTATCTGGAACCGGGCGAGGCGGCGGCCATCAACACCGGCGTTCTGGTCTCGCGCGTGCTCGATGTGCGTTCGGGCCAGCCGGCTACTGTGATAGTGGACGCCTCCGCTACTGCCCACATGCCGGATACCCTGGAGATGCCCTACCGCGCTGAAATCCTGGATGCATCCTTGCCTGGCGATCGCGCCTGGACCGCTCGGCTTGGCGGCATGACCTGCCTGGCTGGAGATATTCTGGGCGACTATAGTTTCGATCGGCCGCTGCAGGAGGGCGATTGGATCGTATTTCTTGACATGTCGCACTATACGATGGTCAAGAGCAGCAATTTTAATGGCGTGCGAACGCCATCGATTGCCATCGGCAATTCCCGGAGCGGCGAGTTGCGCATCGTGCGGCGTTTCGGCTATGCCGACTACCGCGATCGTCTCGGCTGA
- a CDS encoding FecR domain-containing protein: protein MLQRRFPLLILGLLVLSNCAGPKAEATVQRVQGDVQLLRGAERRPLLVDDSLHSGDHVLTGEDGIAILHFANSFAAAELQPNADLEIKATAESKELNLQRGNLWLQVNGGAGRPEFSVRTPTTVAAVRGTRFYTVQIGDMVGICQCQGTVHFQGGGVQGDHHQDTLSFTRGGKTVTLQLSDLPAGIPYRHDHSLLNDSPVGARSAMTPEMTAALLKIVNQKFAELP from the coding sequence ATGCTGCAAAGACGCTTTCCTCTTCTCATTCTGGGTTTGCTGGTTCTTTCAAACTGCGCCGGTCCTAAGGCGGAAGCCACGGTGCAGCGCGTCCAGGGCGATGTGCAGCTGCTGCGCGGCGCAGAGCGGCGGCCTCTGCTGGTAGACGATAGCCTGCATTCCGGCGACCATGTGCTCACGGGCGAGGATGGCATCGCCATTTTGCATTTTGCGAATAGCTTCGCGGCCGCCGAGTTGCAGCCCAACGCCGATCTTGAAATCAAAGCCACAGCGGAAAGCAAAGAGCTGAATCTGCAGCGCGGCAATCTCTGGCTGCAGGTAAATGGCGGCGCTGGTCGTCCGGAGTTTTCGGTTCGCACGCCGACCACCGTAGCAGCAGTGCGCGGCACCCGCTTCTATACAGTACAAATCGGAGACATGGTCGGCATCTGCCAGTGTCAGGGAACCGTTCACTTCCAGGGCGGCGGCGTACAGGGCGATCACCATCAAGATACCCTTAGCTTTACCCGCGGCGGCAAGACAGTCACGCTTCAGCTTTCCGATTTGCCGGCCGGCATCCCCTACCGTCACGATCATTCTCTACTGAATGACAGCCCGGTTGGCGCCCGCAGTGCGATGACGCCCGAGATGACGGCGGCTTTGCTGAAGATTGTGAATCAGAAGTTCGCCGAACTGCCCTAG
- a CDS encoding uracil-DNA glycosylase family protein gives MESLEEALLAARACRLCESSLPLPPRPVLRAATSARIVLIGQAPGLRVHETGIPWNDASGDRLREWLEMDRQLFYDETKIAIIPMGFCYPGKGKSGDLPPRPECAPHWHPRLRAALPQVRLALLIGSYAQAYYLKGSRSNSLTETVKNFKQFLPDYFPLVHPSPRNKLWLKKNPWFEREILPALRKKVRAALAA, from the coding sequence ATGGAATCGCTGGAAGAAGCGCTTCTGGCTGCACGCGCCTGTCGCCTGTGCGAATCAAGCTTGCCCCTGCCGCCGCGGCCGGTTTTGCGCGCCGCCACTTCGGCGCGCATTGTATTGATCGGACAGGCCCCGGGGCTGCGCGTCCATGAAACGGGCATACCCTGGAATGATGCCAGCGGCGACCGGCTGCGTGAATGGCTGGAGATGGATCGCCAGTTGTTCTATGACGAAACAAAGATCGCCATTATCCCCATGGGCTTTTGCTATCCCGGCAAGGGCAAGAGCGGAGACCTGCCGCCGCGTCCTGAGTGCGCCCCGCACTGGCACCCGCGTCTGCGCGCCGCCCTTCCGCAGGTGCGCCTGGCGCTGCTGATTGGAAGCTATGCCCAGGCCTACTACCTCAAAGGAAGTCGATCGAATAGTCTGACTGAGACTGTTAAAAACTTCAAACAATTCCTTCCAGACTATTTTCCGCTGGTTCACCCCTCGCCGCGAAACAAACTCTGGCTGAAGAAGAACCCCTGGTTTGAGCGAGAGATTCTGCCGGCGTTGCGCAAGAAAGTCCGGGCAGCGCTGGCTGCGTGA